The Chryseolinea soli genome contains a region encoding:
- a CDS encoding TetR family transcriptional regulator — protein sequence MGRISLKDTRQKEIILAFYTVAKKIGLENASIAKVADHMDINPSLIVHYFKTREALFSGLIDFILEQYSDIYKTNGQDYTNARELKQLIDNLFSRKWNKLFDDSVFYSCYALVYRDKKIRSAFKALHDSLRKLLTDALQKANKNGVISIRNEKETVEIIFALMEGAYYYLGMIDSKTDYTRKLNMLKKHALLQLGL from the coding sequence ATGGGAAGAATAAGCCTCAAAGACACCCGCCAGAAAGAAATTATCCTGGCATTTTATACCGTTGCGAAAAAAATAGGACTCGAAAATGCCTCGATTGCCAAGGTGGCCGACCATATGGACATCAATCCCAGCCTGATCGTACACTATTTTAAAACCAGGGAAGCGTTGTTTTCCGGACTCATTGACTTCATTTTGGAGCAATACAGCGACATTTACAAAACAAACGGGCAGGACTATACCAATGCCCGCGAACTGAAACAGCTCATCGACAACCTATTTTCAAGAAAATGGAACAAGCTTTTTGACGACAGCGTGTTTTACAGTTGTTATGCGCTGGTCTACAGGGACAAGAAAATACGATCGGCCTTCAAAGCCCTGCACGATTCCCTCCGCAAGCTGCTGACGGACGCCCTGCAAAAGGCCAATAAAAACGGTGTGATCAGCATCCGCAACGAAAAAGAAACGGTAGAGATAATTTTTGCGCTCATGGAAGGAGCCTATTACTACCTGGGCATGATAGATTCCAAAACAGACTATACCCGCAAACTCAACATGCTGAAAAAACATGCGCTTCTGCAGTTGGGATTGTAG
- a CDS encoding CBU_0592 family membrane protein — protein MIEIIGWAGVVAYVVAYGLLSLGKMKPDRINYHALNAFGGICLVVLSYHKSDTPNLFVNVIWVVIASLSILRILKIKR, from the coding sequence ATGATAGAAATTATCGGGTGGGCCGGCGTAGTGGCCTATGTTGTTGCTTATGGTTTATTGAGTTTGGGCAAAATGAAGCCCGACCGGATAAATTATCACGCGTTGAATGCTTTTGGAGGCATTTGCCTGGTCGTCCTTTCCTATCATAAATCCGATACGCCCAACCTGTTTGTCAATGTCATTTGGGTGGTGATCGCGAGTCTTTCTATCCTTCGTATTTTGAAAATCAAGCGATAA
- a CDS encoding alkaline phosphatase family protein, with protein sequence MIKVKFLLSILCFHLVVLGHAQRKAVFIILDGIPADVIEKVETPVLDEISSKTGYTHAYLGGEKDGYSQSPTISAVGYNHVLTGVWTNKHNVWDNDIEAPNYHYWNIFRIAKASNPNVKTAVFSSWTDNRTKLVGENLPAAGGVKLDYSYDGLELDTVRFPHTKDAKHMSDIDEAISTEAGKYILENGPDLSWVYLEFTDDMGHMYGDSPSFYDAVKKADARVGKVWNAIKERERKFGEEWMIVITTDHGRGAKTGKDHGGQSDRERTTWIVTNGKPLNARFHQTPGAVDIAPSILTFMNLSIPEDIKKEIDGVSFIGDVSVSNLKAIRTGDKVELSWSVLNPTGEVEIQLATTNNFAKGGIDTYTTLGKAPVKAGKYTFNLPAPASADVYKILIKAPFNMTNTWVVKKDLKKRKS encoded by the coding sequence ATGATAAAAGTTAAATTTCTGTTATCTATTCTGTGTTTTCACCTGGTCGTTTTAGGACACGCGCAACGCAAGGCGGTTTTTATTATTCTTGACGGCATACCGGCGGACGTGATCGAAAAAGTTGAAACGCCCGTGCTCGATGAAATTTCCTCCAAAACGGGGTACACACACGCATACCTTGGCGGCGAAAAAGATGGCTACAGCCAATCGCCCACCATTTCGGCCGTGGGCTACAACCACGTGCTCACCGGCGTTTGGACGAACAAACACAATGTTTGGGACAACGACATTGAAGCGCCGAACTATCACTACTGGAATATTTTCCGCATCGCCAAAGCATCCAACCCGAATGTAAAGACCGCCGTGTTCTCTTCGTGGACCGACAACCGCACCAAACTGGTTGGTGAAAACTTGCCGGCAGCCGGCGGCGTGAAACTGGATTATTCCTACGATGGATTGGAATTGGATACCGTGCGTTTCCCCCACACCAAAGACGCGAAGCACATGTCCGATATCGACGAAGCCATATCGACCGAAGCCGGAAAATACATTCTCGAAAACGGGCCGGACCTCTCGTGGGTGTACCTGGAGTTCACCGACGACATGGGCCACATGTACGGCGACAGTCCCTCGTTTTATGATGCCGTGAAAAAAGCCGACGCGCGCGTCGGTAAAGTATGGAACGCCATAAAAGAACGCGAACGAAAATTTGGCGAAGAGTGGATGATCGTCATCACCACCGACCACGGCCGCGGCGCAAAAACCGGCAAAGATCATGGTGGCCAAAGCGATCGCGAACGCACCACCTGGATCGTCACAAATGGCAAACCGCTAAATGCCCGCTTCCACCAGACACCTGGCGCGGTCGACATCGCGCCTTCCATTCTTACGTTTATGAATCTCTCTATTCCGGAGGATATTAAAAAGGAGATCGACGGTGTGTCTTTTATCGGCGATGTGTCGGTCAGCAATCTGAAAGCCATTCGCACCGGCGACAAGGTCGAACTGAGCTGGAGCGTACTCAATCCAACCGGTGAAGTGGAAATTCAGCTCGCGACAACGAATAATTTTGCAAAAGGAGGGATCGATACCTACACTACTCTGGGGAAAGCGCCGGTCAAGGCAGGTAAATACACGTTCAACCTTCCTGCGCCGGCATCAGCCGATGTCTACAAAATATTGATCAAGGCCCCTTTTAACATGACCAATACCTGGGTTGTGAAAAAGGATCTCAAGAAACGCAAAAGCTGA
- a CDS encoding ubiquinol-cytochrome c reductase iron-sulfur subunit produces the protein MNRRKFIRQTCLGCLGGSLAPLVLTNCQSTHYATGTVEANGIVVPLSEFSYLKKEQTVIRPYILVQNDTLEFPIYVYRFSENEYSALWMKCTHQGSELQASGDHLHCPSHGSEFNNKGTVSQGPAEKNLRSFPVTVGDGKIKIDLRQS, from the coding sequence ATGAACAGAAGAAAATTTATCCGGCAAACCTGCCTGGGTTGTCTCGGCGGCAGCCTCGCTCCCCTGGTCTTAACAAACTGCCAGAGTACACACTACGCCACGGGCACCGTCGAAGCCAATGGGATCGTTGTGCCACTTTCTGAATTCAGCTATCTCAAAAAAGAGCAGACCGTTATACGCCCCTATATCCTGGTGCAAAACGATACGCTGGAGTTTCCCATCTACGTGTACCGCTTTTCGGAAAATGAATACAGCGCCTTGTGGATGAAGTGCACGCACCAGGGTTCCGAACTGCAAGCCTCGGGCGATCATTTGCATTGCCCCAGTCACGGCAGTGAATTCAACAACAAGGGCACGGTGAGCCAGGGGCCTGCGGAGAAAAATTTAAGATCATTCCCGGTCACGGTGGGTGATGGCAAGATCAAAATAGACCTACGACAATCATGA
- a CDS encoding di-heme oxidoredictase family protein, translated as MNTRIFSRPSLFAFLILGAACSEFEPGARESDSLLDGPVEGLSAAENQHFLNGDAAFNNDIFTSENGLGPLFVATSCGSCHAGDGKGHPFTTLTRFGQSDERGNLFLNMGGPQLQHRALPGYAPENIPAGAPFSKFTPPANTGLGFIDAVADEEILSWADPDDQDGDGISGVANWIALKGYVTPREGSVEKDEKYIGRFGKKGATYDLLQQTVTAYNQDIGITTTYEPYDTYSGLEIDPEIPNQRVNDVVFYLKTLKAPIARGQKDELVSGAQIFNTTGCAKCHRPEMKTGNSSINALAHKVFAPYSDLLLHDMGPELDDGYTEGSAKTYEWRTPPLWGLGLSKNSQGGKYFLLHDGRAGSIQDAIRLHGGEATQARERYVNLSDDDKTKLIQFLENL; from the coding sequence ATGAATACCCGAATATTTTCCCGGCCGAGCCTTTTTGCATTTTTGATACTGGGCGCGGCCTGCTCCGAATTCGAGCCCGGCGCACGCGAAAGCGATTCCCTTTTGGACGGTCCCGTGGAAGGACTGTCTGCGGCTGAGAATCAGCATTTTCTGAACGGCGATGCAGCCTTCAACAACGACATTTTCACTTCCGAAAATGGTTTAGGGCCCTTGTTTGTCGCCACGTCATGCGGCAGTTGTCATGCGGGCGATGGCAAAGGTCATCCCTTCACCACCCTCACCCGGTTTGGCCAAAGCGACGAAAGAGGCAATCTCTTTTTAAATATGGGCGGTCCCCAATTGCAGCACCGGGCCCTCCCGGGGTATGCCCCTGAAAACATTCCTGCTGGTGCTCCCTTCTCAAAATTTACACCGCCCGCCAACACAGGCCTGGGCTTCATCGATGCGGTGGCCGACGAAGAGATCCTCAGCTGGGCCGACCCTGACGACCAGGATGGTGATGGCATCAGCGGCGTGGCCAACTGGATCGCATTAAAAGGATATGTTACGCCCCGTGAAGGCAGTGTCGAAAAGGACGAAAAGTATATCGGCCGCTTTGGCAAAAAGGGCGCCACCTACGATCTCCTTCAACAAACTGTGACGGCTTATAATCAAGACATCGGCATCACCACAACCTACGAACCTTACGACACTTATTCGGGACTGGAGATCGACCCCGAAATTCCCAACCAAAGAGTCAACGACGTGGTGTTCTATCTGAAGACCCTAAAAGCGCCCATTGCCCGCGGACAAAAGGACGAACTCGTTTCGGGCGCGCAGATCTTCAACACCACGGGCTGCGCCAAATGCCACCGGCCCGAAATGAAAACGGGAAATTCTTCCATCAACGCATTGGCCCATAAAGTATTTGCACCCTATAGCGACTTGTTGCTACACGATATGGGTCCGGAGTTAGACGATGGCTATACGGAAGGATCAGCAAAAACCTACGAATGGCGAACGCCCCCGCTGTGGGGCTTGGGGCTTTCAAAAAATTCGCAAGGCGGAAAATATTTCCTCCTACACGATGGACGCGCAGGAAGTATTCAAGATGCCATCCGATTGCATGGCGGAGAGGCCACGCAAGCGAGAGAGCGGTATGTGAATCTTTCTGACGATGACAAAACCAAATTGATTCAATTCCTCGAAAACCTGTAG
- a CDS encoding metal-dependent transcriptional regulator — MGSLTEENYIKSIYSLSGETGEVSFTDLARKLEVKLPTVNSMVKKLAVKKMIVYAPYKGVKLTEKGKKEALSIIRKHRLAELFLVKVMGLGWEEVHDIAEQLEHVDSPRFYDRMDELLNFPKADPHGEPIPDTDGKLPAKKHIALSEVAEGKTVKIIAVSVDEKPFLDLLNIKRIHIGDTITIQKREPFDGSLAILKAGHEIILSQQVTERLFVE; from the coding sequence ATGGGGTCATTAACGGAAGAAAACTATATCAAATCGATCTACTCCTTATCCGGCGAAACCGGCGAAGTTTCGTTTACTGACCTCGCCCGGAAACTGGAAGTAAAACTTCCCACGGTCAACAGCATGGTAAAAAAGCTGGCCGTCAAAAAGATGATCGTTTATGCTCCCTATAAAGGCGTGAAGCTCACCGAAAAGGGAAAAAAAGAAGCGCTGTCGATCATTCGAAAACACCGCCTGGCCGAGTTGTTCCTCGTGAAAGTGATGGGATTGGGATGGGAAGAAGTGCACGACATCGCCGAGCAACTGGAGCACGTGGACTCACCGCGCTTTTATGACCGGATGGATGAATTGTTGAACTTCCCCAAAGCCGATCCCCACGGCGAGCCCATCCCGGATACGGATGGAAAACTCCCTGCAAAAAAACACATCGCCCTGAGCGAAGTCGCGGAAGGAAAAACCGTAAAGATCATCGCCGTGTCGGTCGATGAAAAACCTTTCCTGGATCTCCTCAATATCAAACGCATCCACATCGGCGACACCATCACCATCCAAAAGCGCGAACCCTTCGACGGGTCCCTCGCGATCCTGAAAGCCGGCCACGAGATCATCCTAAGCCAGCAGGTAACGGAGCGGCTGTTTGTCGAATGA
- a CDS encoding PAS domain S-box protein — protein sequence MSDFFQWLPGFFVVVDANFKIVSANKSFVEHVSQAQGNIIGKEIFTVFNAPQPVLQAALDSVLIHKQPGPPLLFADADKTVRIECTPVLEGAGNPFIILKVEYIPGIVQPATDPHDLFVTLFEYNPAALAISRLHDAKIINVNESLLRLLEFSGKAEVVGKTSESLNLMDNPEQRNEIIRQLKENKKVMNTEGSLRTRKGNVKWTSLSLLLVNLNDEPCLMAVMIDITERKIAEDKLKRINADLEELVTERSKKMIETELEYRSVIEQATDGIFISDAKGKYIDVNPSACALLGYTKEEFLEMTTQDVLQPEEARRNPPKFAELLNGQKILSRRNLIRKDGSVVPVEISARMLTNGRMLGMVRDVTERQREEEAIQSMNTALEEKVKERTAALERKVMELKESEDKFEKAFKASSAGITITRLSDSRYVEANDAFLQMVGCSREEVLHHSSTELGLIVDIKQREEVLKALIRDGSFKHMEMTIKRRTGELVEILSSIETIQHGGEKFAINIIYDITELKHAQQKLEIANRELEAFTYSVSHDLRAPLRAIIGYSEILKEDFDPVLNDEGKKQLNRIQDNASKMGRLIDDLLAFSKLGKQELAKAQIQTAALVEKNIHDLVASTQTNAEIIVETLEPSFGDLSMLNQVWQNLISNAIKYSSKKENPVIRIGSFSEGHEVVYYIKDNGSGFNMDYGHKLFGVFQRLHKSTEFEGTGVGLALTKRIVDKHGGRIWAEGKDGEGATFFFSLPPMPAD from the coding sequence ATGTCCGATTTCTTCCAGTGGTTGCCCGGATTCTTCGTTGTCGTTGACGCGAATTTCAAGATCGTGTCGGCCAATAAGTCTTTCGTGGAGCATGTCTCGCAGGCTCAGGGAAACATCATCGGCAAAGAAATATTTACGGTGTTCAACGCCCCGCAGCCCGTGCTGCAGGCCGCGTTAGACAGTGTTCTGATCCATAAACAACCGGGCCCCCCGTTGCTTTTTGCCGACGCCGACAAAACGGTCAGGATCGAATGCACACCCGTACTCGAGGGCGCAGGGAATCCCTTCATCATTCTGAAGGTAGAGTACATCCCCGGCATCGTTCAACCCGCAACCGATCCTCACGATCTTTTCGTTACCCTGTTCGAATACAATCCCGCCGCCCTGGCGATTTCACGTTTGCACGACGCCAAGATCATCAATGTGAACGAGTCGTTATTGCGACTGCTCGAGTTTTCCGGCAAGGCCGAGGTGGTTGGCAAGACCTCTGAAAGTTTGAACCTGATGGACAACCCGGAACAACGAAACGAGATCATCCGTCAGTTGAAAGAAAATAAGAAGGTGATGAATACGGAAGGCAGTCTCCGTACGCGGAAGGGAAATGTGAAATGGACGTCGCTGTCGCTGCTGTTGGTGAACCTGAACGACGAACCCTGTTTGATGGCCGTCATGATCGACATCACGGAAAGAAAAATCGCGGAGGACAAATTAAAACGCATCAATGCCGATTTGGAGGAACTGGTCACGGAACGGTCGAAAAAAATGATCGAAACGGAGCTTGAATATCGCTCGGTCATCGAGCAGGCAACGGATGGTATTTTTATTTCCGACGCCAAAGGAAAATACATCGATGTCAACCCCAGTGCCTGTGCGCTGCTGGGGTATACCAAGGAAGAGTTCCTGGAAATGACCACGCAAGATGTGCTTCAACCGGAAGAAGCGAGACGCAACCCTCCAAAGTTTGCCGAATTGCTGAATGGCCAAAAGATCTTGAGCCGGCGGAACCTGATCCGGAAAGACGGTTCTGTCGTTCCCGTCGAGATCAGTGCACGGATGCTCACCAACGGTCGCATGTTGGGGATGGTGCGCGACGTCACCGAACGCCAGCGGGAGGAAGAAGCCATCCAAAGCATGAACACCGCCCTGGAGGAAAAAGTGAAGGAGCGGACGGCCGCGTTGGAGCGGAAGGTGATGGAATTAAAAGAGAGTGAAGATAAATTCGAAAAGGCGTTCAAGGCGAGCTCTGCCGGCATCACCATCACCCGGCTTTCGGATTCGCGGTACGTGGAAGCCAACGATGCTTTTTTGCAAATGGTCGGTTGCTCCCGGGAAGAGGTGCTTCATCACAGCTCCACCGAGCTGGGGTTGATCGTGGATATAAAACAGCGGGAGGAGGTTTTGAAGGCTTTGATCCGCGACGGTTCTTTCAAGCATATGGAGATGACCATAAAACGAAGAACGGGCGAATTGGTGGAGATCTTGTCATCCATCGAAACCATTCAGCACGGCGGAGAGAAGTTTGCCATCAACATCATCTACGACATAACCGAACTCAAACACGCCCAACAGAAACTGGAGATCGCGAACCGGGAGTTGGAAGCGTTCACCTATTCTGTTTCCCACGACTTGCGCGCGCCGCTCCGGGCCATCATCGGCTATTCGGAAATATTGAAGGAAGATTTTGATCCTGTTCTGAACGACGAAGGAAAGAAACAGCTCAACCGGATCCAGGACAACGCCTCCAAAATGGGGCGTTTGATCGATGACCTCCTGGCGTTCTCCAAGCTCGGCAAACAGGAACTGGCCAAAGCACAGATCCAAACCGCCGCGCTGGTCGAAAAGAATATCCACGACCTCGTTGCGTCAACCCAAACCAACGCCGAGATCATCGTGGAAACGCTGGAGCCTTCTTTTGGCGACCTGTCGATGCTGAACCAGGTGTGGCAAAACCTGATTTCCAATGCCATTAAATATTCTTCAAAAAAAGAAAACCCCGTCATCCGCATCGGTTCTTTTTCCGAGGGACATGAGGTGGTTTATTACATCAAAGACAACGGCTCGGGCTTTAATATGGATTATGGTCACAAACTGTTTGGCGTTTTCCAGCGCCTGCACAAGTCCACCGAGTTTGAAGGAACCGGCGTGGGGCTGGCCTTGACAAAAAGAATCGTCGACAAACATGGTGGCCGCATTTGGGCCGAAGGAAAAGACGGGGAGGGGGCTACGTTCTTTTTTTCCCTTCCCCCGATGCCAGCGGATTAA
- a CDS encoding adenylate/guanylate cyclase domain-containing protein: MPKKIDYTATAQRIFAQFPFLTFLSIQINFWIIANVLLGTIMHLQTRSVGETFHLTGLGRLTPVLMVCVTIGILNGVCLGSADYYFDRKMARKQSLGRLLLLKTVISVSVLLLFFALLRFVLFDWVRSPQLASGLSPKSWEYIFYILAIYYFFMTLLINFINQVNKKYGPGVLVPLLLGKYSIPKEEERIFMFMDLKSSTSIAEKLGHIKYSEFIRDSFMDINRELLPYRAEVYQYVGDEIVVTWRVPDGLRDFCCIRFFFASEKHFLDRAEYYTTNYGFLPHFKAGLHMGKVTVVEIGDIKRDIAYHGDTLNTTARIQSVCNEYNKKFLISEYLLEKIDVNHHLKTEALGMIQLRGKTSSIGIASLDYERI; this comes from the coding sequence ATGCCAAAAAAAATAGACTATACCGCCACAGCGCAGCGAATTTTCGCCCAATTCCCCTTCCTCACTTTTCTGAGCATTCAAATAAATTTCTGGATCATCGCCAACGTTCTCCTGGGGACGATCATGCACCTGCAAACCCGTTCGGTTGGCGAAACCTTTCATTTGACCGGATTAGGTCGGCTGACCCCGGTGCTCATGGTTTGTGTCACGATAGGGATTTTGAATGGTGTGTGCCTTGGATCGGCCGACTATTATTTTGACAGGAAAATGGCCAGGAAGCAATCGCTGGGACGGCTCCTCCTTTTAAAGACCGTCATATCCGTCAGCGTTTTACTTCTCTTTTTTGCGCTCCTTCGATTTGTGTTATTTGATTGGGTGCGCTCCCCGCAACTGGCTTCCGGCCTGAGTCCTAAGTCATGGGAATATATCTTTTATATCCTGGCGATCTATTATTTCTTTATGACCCTCCTGATCAACTTCATCAACCAGGTGAATAAGAAATATGGTCCAGGAGTATTGGTCCCCTTGCTGCTGGGAAAATATAGTATTCCGAAAGAAGAGGAGCGGATCTTTATGTTCATGGATTTGAAATCCTCCACGTCCATTGCAGAAAAATTGGGTCACATAAAATACAGCGAATTCATCCGGGATAGTTTTATGGACATTAACCGGGAGCTGTTGCCCTATCGCGCAGAAGTTTACCAATATGTAGGCGATGAAATTGTGGTGACCTGGCGAGTGCCCGATGGACTAAGGGACTTTTGCTGTATACGATTTTTCTTTGCCAGCGAAAAACATTTTTTAGACAGAGCGGAATACTATACAACGAACTATGGTTTTCTCCCGCACTTCAAAGCGGGCCTGCACATGGGAAAGGTGACTGTCGTTGAAATTGGTGACATCAAAAGAGATATCGCTTACCATGGCGACACCTTGAACACCACGGCAAGGATCCAAAGTGTTTGTAACGAATACAACAAGAAATTTCTCATTTCAGAATACCTGCTGGAGAAAATTGACGTAAATCATCACCTTAAAACAGAAGCCTTGGGGATGATCCAATTAAGAGGTAAAACTTCGTCGATAGGAATAGCAAGCCTGGATTATGAAAGGATATAA